The following proteins are encoded in a genomic region of Pyxicephalus adspersus chromosome 9, UCB_Pads_2.0, whole genome shotgun sequence:
- the BAD gene encoding bcl2-associated agonist of cell death: MGDSSHKSIFSIEEFPMSERGSAFSETNPTSFGQSGHKSSPNFRRFKGKEPRHRTESASEALETDSVGELHHFRSRSRSAPSSLMVAARYGRELRRMSDEFDQIFTSLPRPRSAGATSQMTVSKSFGEIIMGFLRRKNKDKDRSQSENDRQ, encoded by the exons ATGGGAGATTCTTCTCATAAGTCTATATTTAGTATAGAAGAATTTCCCATGTCAGAAAGAGGATCTGCGTTTTCTGAAACAAATCCTACATCTTTTGGACAATCTGGACACAAGAGTTCCCCTAACTTTAGAAGATTCAAAG GAAAAGAACCCCGGCATCGGACAGAATCTGCTTCTGAAGCTTTAGAGACAGACAGTGTTGGAGAGCTTCATCATTTCCGCTCCCGTTCCCGCTCTGCTCCTTCTTCTTTAATGGTTGCAGCTCGTTATGGACGGGAGCTGAGGCGAATGAGTGATGAATTTGATCAAATCTTTACG AGTCTTCCTCGACCTAGAAGTGCAGGTGCGACCTCTCAGATGACTGTTAGCAAGAGTTTTGGAGAGATCATTATGGGCTTTCTTAGAAGGAAGAACAAAGACAAAGACAGAAGCCAGTCAGAAAATGACCGGCAGTAA